A single genomic interval of Mycolicibacterium holsaticum DSM 44478 = JCM 12374 harbors:
- a CDS encoding alpha/beta hydrolase-fold protein, which yields MAAMPELSRRALLRVGVGVTGVAAGLAAFSRPPAVRAAPTYVEGSFVSAARGGMRTNWAIARPPGQTGPLRPIIALHGKGSDAATVMAGGVEQGLAQAVAAGLPPFAVVAVDGGGSYWHKRASGEDSGAMVLDELIPMLGEQGLDPSRVAFLGWSMGGYGALLLGGRLGPARTAAICAVSPALWTSPGAAAPGAFDGAADYAANSVWGLPDLGRIPIRIDCGNSDPFYAATKQFIAQLPTPPAGGFSPGGHDGGFWSSQLPAELTWIAPLLTA from the coding sequence ATGGCCGCCATGCCCGAACTCAGCCGACGCGCGCTGCTGCGTGTGGGTGTCGGTGTGACAGGCGTGGCCGCCGGGCTGGCCGCGTTCTCCCGTCCACCGGCCGTGCGCGCCGCGCCGACCTACGTCGAAGGGTCGTTCGTCTCGGCGGCGCGCGGCGGGATGAGGACCAACTGGGCGATCGCCCGCCCGCCAGGACAGACCGGACCGCTGCGCCCGATCATCGCGCTGCACGGTAAGGGCAGCGACGCGGCGACCGTGATGGCCGGCGGGGTGGAGCAGGGCTTGGCTCAGGCCGTGGCGGCGGGACTGCCGCCATTCGCGGTCGTGGCCGTCGACGGCGGCGGAAGCTACTGGCACAAGCGCGCATCCGGTGAGGACTCCGGCGCGATGGTGCTCGACGAGCTCATCCCGATGCTGGGTGAGCAGGGCCTGGACCCCTCCCGGGTGGCGTTCCTGGGCTGGTCGATGGGTGGGTACGGCGCGCTGCTGCTCGGTGGCAGGCTGGGGCCGGCCCGCACCGCGGCCATCTGCGCGGTGAGCCCGGCATTGTGGACGTCCCCGGGCGCGGCGGCGCCCGGCGCGTTCGACGGCGCCGCGGACTACGCGGCCAACAGCGTGTGGGGGCTGCCGGACCTCGGCCGGATACCGATCCGGATCGACTGCGGCAACAGCGATCCGTTCTACGCAGCCACCAAACAGTTCATCGCCCAACTGCCCACCCCACCTGCGGGCGGCTTTTCGCCCGGCGGGCACGACGGCGGGTTCTGGAGTTCGCAGCTGCCCGCCGAGCTGACCTGGATCGCGCCGCTGCTGACCGCCTGA
- a CDS encoding TetR/AcrR family transcriptional regulator yields MLEVTAAVTPKGERRRCALVSAAADLLCEGGFDAVRHRAVARRAGLPLASTTYYFSSLDDLIAKAVEHVGERETEQLRARVAMLPRRRRGAESTAAILVDLLVDDAVGQRVSEQLISRYERYIACARQPMLRDIQRQILRQRTDAVIEVIERSGRSVRAEYLTALVNAVDGAVVAALVGDGDGPRASARATLIDVIDVLAPVDERIA; encoded by the coding sequence ATGCTAGAGGTGACAGCAGCAGTCACTCCTAAGGGAGAACGTCGGCGGTGCGCGCTGGTCAGCGCGGCTGCCGATCTGCTGTGCGAAGGGGGCTTCGACGCGGTCCGGCACCGCGCGGTGGCCCGTCGCGCCGGGCTGCCGTTGGCGTCGACGACGTACTACTTCTCGTCGTTGGACGACCTGATCGCCAAGGCCGTCGAGCACGTCGGTGAACGCGAGACCGAGCAGTTGCGGGCCCGGGTGGCGATGCTGCCGCGACGCCGTCGCGGCGCCGAGTCGACAGCGGCCATCCTGGTCGACCTGCTCGTCGACGACGCGGTCGGCCAGCGGGTCAGCGAGCAGTTGATCTCCCGCTACGAGCGCTACATCGCGTGCGCGCGCCAACCGATGCTGCGCGACATCCAACGACAGATTCTGCGGCAACGCACCGACGCCGTCATCGAGGTCATCGAACGGTCCGGACGGTCGGTGCGCGCCGAGTACCTGACGGCGTTGGTCAACGCTGTCGACGGTGCGGTGGTGGCTGCGCTCGTCGGCGACGGCGACGGCCCGCGCGCATCAGCACGCGCCACGCTCATCGATGTGATCGACGTGCTGGCGCCGGTCGACGAGCGAATAGCGTAG
- a CDS encoding APC family permease has product MGTPDTASQEPELRRVMGPGLLLLFVVGDILGTGVYALTGDVAGEVGGAAWLPFLVAFLIATITAFSYLELVTKYPQAAGAALYVHKAFGIQFVTFLVAFVVMCSGITSASTASRFFAANFDTGFGLGWGKFGIAVIALLFMALLAMVNLRGVGESVKLNVVLTIVEATGLMLVLFVGLWAFTRGLDVDFSRVIAFDTATDKNAFMAVTAATSLAFFAMVGFEDSVNMAEETKDPVNTFPKVLLSGLTIAGIVYILVSIVAVALVPVGTLAESDTPLVEVVKAGAPNLPIEEIFPFISMFAVSNTALINMLMASRLIYGMARQHVLPPVLGTVHPRTRTPWVAIVFTTLIAFGLIVYVSAFASSTAISVLGGTTSLLLLAVFAMVNVAVLVLRHDVRAGGKHFRTPTALPVIGFVVSLYLVTPLSGRPVQQYIVALALVGVGIVLFLITMLINRRVGVRDAGLFDEAHLTDAPD; this is encoded by the coding sequence ATGGGCACTCCGGACACCGCGAGCCAGGAGCCGGAACTACGGCGAGTGATGGGCCCAGGCCTGTTGCTGCTCTTCGTCGTGGGCGACATCCTGGGCACCGGGGTCTACGCGCTGACTGGTGACGTCGCAGGCGAAGTCGGTGGCGCAGCGTGGCTTCCGTTTCTGGTCGCGTTCCTCATCGCGACCATCACCGCGTTCAGCTACCTGGAGCTGGTGACCAAGTATCCGCAGGCCGCCGGCGCTGCGCTGTACGTGCACAAGGCTTTTGGCATCCAGTTCGTCACGTTCCTGGTGGCGTTCGTGGTGATGTGTTCGGGTATCACCTCGGCGTCCACCGCGTCGCGCTTCTTCGCCGCCAACTTCGACACCGGGTTCGGGCTGGGGTGGGGCAAGTTCGGGATCGCCGTCATCGCACTGCTGTTCATGGCGCTGCTGGCGATGGTGAACCTGCGCGGTGTCGGCGAGAGCGTGAAACTCAACGTCGTGCTGACCATCGTCGAGGCGACCGGCCTGATGCTGGTGCTCTTCGTCGGTTTGTGGGCGTTCACCCGCGGGCTCGACGTCGACTTCAGCCGGGTGATCGCGTTCGACACCGCGACGGACAAGAACGCGTTCATGGCCGTCACCGCGGCGACGTCGTTGGCGTTCTTCGCGATGGTGGGTTTCGAGGACTCGGTGAACATGGCCGAGGAAACCAAGGATCCGGTGAACACCTTCCCCAAGGTGTTGCTTTCGGGTCTGACGATCGCCGGGATCGTCTACATCCTGGTGTCGATCGTGGCGGTGGCCCTGGTGCCGGTGGGGACGCTGGCCGAAAGTGACACCCCGTTGGTGGAGGTCGTCAAGGCCGGTGCGCCCAACCTGCCGATCGAAGAGATCTTTCCGTTCATCTCGATGTTCGCGGTGTCCAACACCGCGTTGATCAACATGCTGATGGCCAGCCGGTTGATCTACGGCATGGCGCGTCAGCACGTGCTGCCACCGGTGCTCGGGACGGTGCATCCGCGCACCCGCACCCCGTGGGTGGCGATCGTGTTCACCACGCTGATCGCGTTCGGGCTGATCGTCTACGTGTCGGCGTTCGCCAGTTCGACCGCCATATCGGTGCTCGGCGGCACCACGTCGCTGTTGTTGCTCGCGGTGTTCGCGATGGTCAACGTCGCGGTATTGGTGTTGCGGCACGACGTGCGCGCCGGCGGTAAACATTTCCGGACGCCGACGGCGCTGCCGGTGATCGGGTTCGTCGTGTCGCTGTATCTCGTGACGCCGTTGTCGGGTCGGCCCGTTCAGCAGTACATCGTGGCGTTGGCTCTGGTCGGGGTCGGGATCGTGCTGTTCTTGATCACGATGTTGATCAACCGCCGCGTCGGCGTCCGCGACGCCGGCCTGTTCGACGAGGCGCACCTGACCGACGCGCCGGACTAG
- the purB gene encoding adenylosuccinate lyase, with translation MTIPNVLANRYASEEMVAIWSPEAKIVAERRLWLAVLRAQIELGITGTAVPSSVLADYERVLEEVDLSSIAARERVLRHDVKARIEEFNALAGHEHVHKGMTSRDLTENVEQLQIRRSLELVHSHGVAVVARLAERAISYRDLVMAGRSHNVAAQATTLGKRFASAAEEMLLALQRLRALIDRYPLRGIKGPMGTAQDMLDLFGGDTSRLADLERRVAEFLDFTELFSSIGQVYPRSLDHDVVSALVQVGAGPSSLAHTIRLMAGHELVTEGFAPGQVGSSAMPHKMNTRSCERVNGLQVVLRGYASMAAELAGAQWNEGDVFCSVVRRVALPDAFFAVDGQTETFLTVLDEFGAYPAVIQRELDRYLPFLATTRILIAAVRAGMGRESAHEVIKEHAVAVALAMREKGSEPDLLDRLAADPRLPLDRPALDAALADKQAFTGAAGDQVDRVVEAVDELVSRYPEAAKYTSGAIL, from the coding sequence GTGACGATCCCGAATGTGCTGGCCAACCGGTACGCCAGCGAGGAGATGGTGGCCATCTGGTCACCGGAGGCCAAGATCGTCGCGGAGCGCCGACTCTGGCTGGCGGTGCTGCGCGCGCAGATAGAACTGGGCATCACGGGCACAGCGGTGCCCTCCTCGGTGCTCGCCGACTACGAGCGGGTGCTCGAGGAGGTCGACCTGTCGTCGATCGCGGCGCGTGAACGGGTGCTGCGCCACGACGTCAAGGCGCGCATCGAGGAGTTCAACGCGCTCGCCGGCCACGAGCATGTGCACAAGGGCATGACGAGCCGCGACCTCACCGAGAACGTCGAGCAGTTGCAGATCCGCCGCTCGCTGGAACTGGTGCATTCACACGGCGTCGCGGTGGTGGCCCGGCTGGCCGAGCGCGCGATCAGCTACCGCGACCTGGTGATGGCCGGCCGCAGCCACAACGTCGCGGCGCAGGCCACCACGCTGGGCAAGCGGTTCGCCTCGGCCGCCGAAGAGATGCTGCTCGCGCTGCAACGGCTGCGTGCGCTGATCGACCGCTATCCCCTGCGCGGTATCAAGGGCCCGATGGGCACCGCGCAGGACATGCTCGACTTGTTCGGCGGGGACACCTCCCGGCTGGCCGACCTGGAGCGCCGGGTCGCCGAATTCCTGGACTTCACAGAGCTTTTCAGCAGTATCGGCCAGGTGTATCCGCGGTCGCTGGACCACGACGTGGTCTCGGCGCTGGTGCAGGTGGGCGCGGGCCCGTCCTCGCTGGCGCACACCATCCGGTTGATGGCCGGACACGAGCTGGTGACCGAAGGGTTCGCCCCGGGGCAGGTCGGCTCGTCGGCCATGCCGCACAAGATGAACACCCGATCGTGTGAGCGGGTGAACGGGTTGCAGGTGGTGCTGCGCGGCTACGCCTCGATGGCCGCCGAACTGGCGGGCGCGCAATGGAACGAGGGCGACGTGTTCTGCTCGGTGGTGCGCCGGGTGGCGCTGCCCGACGCCTTCTTCGCCGTCGACGGGCAGACCGAGACGTTCTTGACGGTGCTCGACGAGTTCGGTGCCTATCCCGCCGTGATTCAGCGTGAGCTCGACCGCTACCTGCCGTTCTTGGCCACCACCCGGATCCTGATCGCCGCGGTGCGCGCAGGCATGGGGCGTGAGTCCGCCCACGAGGTGATCAAGGAACACGCCGTCGCCGTCGCGCTCGCCATGCGGGAGAAGGGATCCGAACCCGACCTGCTCGACCGGCTCGCCGCCGATCCGCGGCTGCCGCTGGACCGGCCGGCCCTCGACGCGGCGCTCGCCGACAAACAGGCGTTCACCGGGGCGGCCGGTGACCAGGTGGACCGGGTCGTCGAGGCGGTCGACGAATTGGTCAGCCGCTACCCCGAAGCGGCCAAGTACACCTCGGGTGCCATCCTGTGA
- a CDS encoding cytochrome P450 — translation MTSTSALTRIDFTDLDNFADGFPHELFAVHRREAPVYWHEPTEHTPDGEGFWSVATHAETFAVLRDPVTYSSVTGGYRPYGGTLLQDLSIAGQVLNMMDDPRHSEVRRLVSSGLTPRMIRRVEDDLRARARRLLDAVVPGEPFDFLVDIAAELPMQMICILLGVPESERHWLFRAIEPQFDFGTARRAELGQVGPMSVEEAGAKMYTYGQELIAAKRAEPTDDMLSVVANATLDEGLSDLELYLFFSLLFSAGAETTRNAVAGGLLALIDHPDQLAALCADLDQLPTAVEEMVRWTSPSPSKRRTATRAAELAGIEIRAGQKVQVWDGSANRDPAVFSSPDAFDITRKPNPHLGFGHGVHYCLGANLARLELRVLFEELLTRFSSARLVKPVEWTRSNRHTGIRHLVVELRV, via the coding sequence GTGACCTCGACATCGGCGTTGACCCGGATCGACTTCACCGATCTGGACAACTTCGCCGACGGCTTTCCGCACGAGCTGTTCGCGGTGCACCGTCGTGAGGCACCGGTGTACTGGCATGAACCGACCGAACACACCCCCGACGGCGAAGGCTTCTGGTCGGTGGCCACCCATGCCGAAACCTTTGCCGTGCTTCGTGATCCGGTGACATATTCGTCGGTGACCGGCGGTTACCGGCCCTACGGCGGCACGCTGCTGCAGGATCTGTCGATCGCCGGCCAGGTGCTCAACATGATGGACGACCCGCGGCATTCCGAGGTCCGGCGGCTGGTCAGTTCCGGTCTGACCCCGCGGATGATCCGACGCGTCGAAGACGATCTGCGCGCCAGGGCGCGGCGGCTGCTGGACGCGGTGGTGCCCGGTGAACCGTTCGACTTCCTGGTCGACATCGCCGCCGAGCTGCCGATGCAGATGATCTGCATACTGCTGGGAGTTCCCGAGTCCGAACGGCATTGGCTGTTTCGTGCCATCGAGCCGCAGTTCGACTTCGGTACGGCCCGCAGGGCCGAACTGGGGCAGGTCGGGCCGATGTCGGTGGAGGAAGCCGGCGCCAAGATGTACACCTACGGCCAGGAACTGATCGCGGCCAAGCGTGCCGAGCCGACCGACGACATGCTGTCGGTCGTCGCGAACGCCACCCTGGACGAGGGGTTGTCGGATCTGGAGCTGTATCTGTTTTTCAGCCTGCTGTTCAGCGCCGGCGCCGAGACGACCCGCAACGCGGTGGCAGGCGGCCTGCTCGCGTTGATCGACCACCCCGACCAACTCGCGGCGCTGTGCGCCGATCTGGACCAGTTGCCGACCGCGGTCGAAGAGATGGTGCGCTGGACGTCGCCGTCGCCGTCGAAGCGGCGCACCGCGACCAGAGCCGCCGAACTCGCAGGCATCGAGATCCGCGCCGGGCAGAAGGTGCAGGTCTGGGACGGCTCGGCAAACCGCGACCCCGCGGTGTTCAGCTCCCCGGACGCCTTCGACATCACCCGTAAGCCCAACCCGCACTTGGGCTTCGGGCACGGTGTGCACTACTGCCTGGGGGCCAACCTGGCCCGGCTCGAACTTCGGGTGCTGTTCGAGGAGCTGTTGACCCGGTTCTCGTCGGCGCGGCTGGTCAAGCCCGTGGAGTGGACGCGCAGCAACCGGCACACCGGCATCCGGCACCTGGTGGTCGAGCTGCGGGTGTGA
- a CDS encoding tellurite resistance/C4-dicarboxylate transporter family protein: MKPDAFAAVMATGIVSIAAADHGYPAISGGLGVLAAAGLVVLVALAAIRWPGKPPDIADPDVTVRLFTFVAACAVLDNRFTSIPGVLWTLSVLAATAWLALSVLLVRNFARRRWHEFRESARGAWELPSVGTSGLAIVTVALSRHTGWHALLLVAAVLWVIALVVYLVMTSLILARAFAARLDPGGFEPDAWILMGALAIATLAGVHILHDTTGALAEAARLMTVGTWVAATAWIPPLLHFGVRHARQPEALRFAGVWWAMVFPLGMYSVATDTTSAETGWSALSAISHVVYWIALGSWAIVAVAGLSRLVSQLRLHLPSRHGLK; encoded by the coding sequence GTGAAACCGGACGCGTTCGCCGCGGTCATGGCGACCGGCATCGTGTCGATCGCCGCGGCCGACCACGGCTATCCGGCGATCAGCGGCGGGCTGGGTGTGCTGGCCGCCGCCGGGCTGGTGGTCCTGGTCGCACTTGCGGCGATCCGGTGGCCCGGGAAGCCACCGGATATCGCGGACCCCGACGTCACGGTGCGGCTGTTCACGTTCGTCGCCGCATGCGCGGTGCTCGACAACAGGTTCACGTCGATCCCCGGCGTGCTGTGGACGCTCAGCGTGCTCGCCGCGACGGCCTGGCTGGCGCTCAGTGTGCTGCTGGTGCGCAACTTCGCGCGGCGACGGTGGCATGAGTTTCGGGAAAGCGCCCGTGGCGCATGGGAATTGCCCAGCGTCGGCACGTCGGGGCTGGCGATCGTCACCGTCGCGCTTTCGCGTCACACCGGCTGGCATGCGTTGCTGCTGGTCGCCGCCGTGTTGTGGGTGATTGCGCTGGTGGTGTACCTCGTGATGACGTCGTTGATCCTGGCCCGGGCGTTCGCCGCCAGGCTGGACCCCGGTGGGTTCGAACCCGACGCGTGGATCCTGATGGGCGCACTGGCGATCGCGACGCTGGCCGGCGTTCACATCCTCCACGACACCACCGGCGCGCTGGCCGAGGCGGCGCGGCTGATGACCGTCGGGACCTGGGTCGCGGCCACGGCGTGGATTCCGCCGTTGCTGCACTTCGGCGTGCGGCACGCCCGGCAGCCGGAGGCGTTGCGCTTTGCCGGGGTCTGGTGGGCGATGGTGTTCCCGCTCGGCATGTACTCGGTGGCCACCGACACCACTTCGGCGGAAACCGGTTGGTCTGCCCTGTCGGCGATTTCGCATGTGGTGTATTGGATTGCGTTGGGCAGCTGGGCGATCGTGGCGGTCGCAGGGTTGTCGCGGTTGGTCAGCCAGCTGCGGCTGCACCTACC